Proteins encoded in a region of the Rutidosis leptorrhynchoides isolate AG116_Rl617_1_P2 chromosome 9, CSIRO_AGI_Rlap_v1, whole genome shotgun sequence genome:
- the LOC139869325 gene encoding uncharacterized protein yields MWELHTDVASSEEAVGAGLVLTNPEGEEHTYALKFCFYASINEAEYEALVSGLRIASEMGIKHLCAHVDSHIVARQKLCKYQEIRTKKADVLSKLATLTFDHLHKKVLVEVLKDKSIDEKVVAATVEEGGSCWMTPYLKYLQDRTLPSDVTEARQIKVSAPLYVLENGALYRKSFNGPNLRCLAPHQAIDVVKDMHEVSSAWPFCKWAIDIVGPFPRSVGNAKFLVVAIDFFTKWVEAKVLARITGENIKKFV; encoded by the exons ATGTGGGAGTTGCATACTGACGTTGCATCAAGTGAGGAAGCAGTTGGTGCAGGGTTGGTGCTTACCAACCCGGAAGGGGAAGAACATACATATGCACTTAAGTTTTGTTTTTATGCATCTattaatgaagcagagtatgaggcattgGTTTCTGGTCTTCGCATAGCGTCTGAGATGGGAATAAAGCATTTGTGTGCCCATGTGGATTCTCATATTGTAGCACGGCAA AAGTTGTGCAAATATCAAGAAATAAGAACAAAAAAAGCAGATGTGTTAAGCAAATTAGCAAcattaacatttgatcatttgcatAAAAAAGTTTTGGTAGAAGTTTTGAAAGATAAATCAATTGATGAAAAAGTggtagcagcaactgttgaagaagGAGGATCGTGTTGGATGACTCCCTATCTAAAGTATTTGCAGGATAGAACACTACCATCTGATGTCACAGAAGCAAGACAGATAAAGGTAAGTGCCCCGCTTTACGTCTTGGAAAATGGTGCGCTCTATAGGAAATCTTTCAATGGTCCAAATTTGAGGTGTTTAGCACCACATCAAGCTATAGATGTGGTGAAAGATATGCATGAAG TATCATCTGCATGGCCATTTTGTAAGTGGGCAATTGATATAGTAGGGCCATTCCCAAGGAGTGTTGGAAATGCAAAGTTTTTGGTGGTTGCCATTGATTTTTTCACTAAGTGGGTTGAAGCAAAGGTGTTAGCACGAATAACGGGTGAAAACATAAAGAAGTTTGTATAA